From Synechococcus sp. A10-1-5-1, a single genomic window includes:
- the hisIE gene encoding bifunctional phosphoribosyl-AMP cyclohydrolase/phosphoribosyl-ATP diphosphatase HisIE, with protein MDRQPLQASFQAPDPAFISSLRFNEAGLIPAVAQDWLDGAVLMVAWMNQEAIERTLVSGEVHYWSRSRQELWHKGATSGHTQALRGLRYDCDADVLLLTIEQKGDVACHTGARSCFYDDGPSPTGGGTSAAPPPADACTELMRVIEGRRDQPEPGSYTNKLLEGGDNRILKKIGEESAEFVMACKDNSPEEMAGEAADIVFHLQVALAHHGVSWRRVQEVLAARRGAPRRE; from the coding sequence ATGGATCGGCAGCCCTTGCAGGCATCATTTCAGGCCCCAGATCCGGCCTTCATCAGCTCCCTTCGTTTTAACGAGGCAGGCTTGATCCCGGCGGTGGCGCAGGACTGGCTCGATGGGGCGGTGTTGATGGTCGCCTGGATGAACCAAGAGGCGATTGAGCGCACCCTGGTCAGCGGTGAGGTGCATTACTGGAGCCGCTCCAGGCAGGAGCTCTGGCACAAGGGGGCGACCAGCGGCCACACCCAGGCCTTGCGGGGACTCCGCTACGACTGCGACGCCGATGTGTTGCTGCTCACGATCGAGCAGAAGGGCGATGTGGCTTGCCACACCGGGGCCCGTAGTTGCTTTTACGACGACGGCCCGAGCCCGACGGGCGGTGGCACCAGCGCCGCTCCCCCGCCCGCCGATGCCTGCACGGAGTTGATGCGGGTGATCGAAGGCCGCCGCGATCAGCCCGAGCCCGGCAGCTACACCAACAAGCTGCTCGAGGGCGGTGACAACCGGATCCTCAAAAAGATCGGCGAGGAGAGCGCCGAATTCGTGATGGCCTGCAAGGACAACAGTCCTGAGGAGATGGCGGGCGAGGCGGCCGACATCGTCTTCCACCTCCAGGTCGCATTGGCCCACCACGGCGTCAGCTGGCGCCGGGTGCAGGAGGTGCTGGCGGCGCGCCGCGGAGCACCCCGCCGCGAGTAG
- a CDS encoding 6-carboxytetrahydropterin synthase yields the protein MTAAYTCSKTFSGYPCCHRQWRHSGHCRFVHGYSRSFCFWFQAKDLDENGFVVDFSSLSELEQRLRQQFDHTFLVNADDPLLEQWQGLHEQGALDLRVMDNVGMEASAALVWDWANTLLKARDGGRSCCWKVEARENEKNAACYADVPTWFNDETRED from the coding sequence ATGACCGCCGCCTACACCTGCAGCAAAACCTTTAGCGGCTACCCCTGTTGCCACCGGCAGTGGAGGCACAGCGGTCATTGCCGTTTTGTGCACGGTTACAGCCGCAGTTTCTGCTTTTGGTTCCAGGCCAAGGATCTGGACGAGAACGGCTTTGTGGTGGATTTCTCCAGCCTGAGCGAACTGGAGCAACGCCTCAGGCAGCAGTTTGACCACACCTTTTTGGTCAACGCCGACGACCCGCTCTTGGAGCAATGGCAGGGCCTCCACGAGCAGGGGGCCCTGGATCTGCGGGTGATGGACAACGTCGGCATGGAAGCCAGTGCCGCCCTGGTCTGGGACTGGGCCAACACGCTGTTGAAGGCCCGCGATGGCGGCCGCAGCTGCTGCTGGAAAGTCGAAGCGCGTGAGAACGAAAAGAACGCCGCCTGCTATGCGGACGTCCCCACATGGTTTAACGACGAAACCCGGGAGGACTGA